The Amblyomma americanum isolate KBUSLIRL-KWMA chromosome 2, ASM5285725v1, whole genome shotgun sequence genome contains the following window.
GCATTCTGTACACGCACCTCTACTTAACGATATAAGACTTAGGTATACTTCTTATGAACATAATAAATTCATTGCCCAGAATTCAAGAAAGACAGAAACGTCATTTATCACCGTGATCAAAATCATATTTTATCATTTTTACCCACTGCAGGTATTGTTCATTACATTAGGGGGTATAAGGATTGGAAACAGAGTGAATGGTCATTTTTGTCGCTGAATTAAGAGCATGGTGCTTCACTTGCAGCTAGCAATGGGAGAGCGCGCGCGAAATAATTAAATGACCGCATAATTGCGTGACGCTATTACCATCCCAGTACGTATCGCACCTCGGGACGGGAGCCGCGCATTATTGACACAAATCGTTACAATGCTTGCTGCTTTAGGTCTTGGCCGCAGGATTGCAAATGTGTCCATATGTTTTACGGTAACTGATGCCTCGAGTATGCCAGGTTCTCCCCTGCTCTTACAGAGCTCTTCCAGAGCTCCTCATGTTACACAGTTACATGTCATATAGAGACATGAGGAGGGAAGACGAATAACACGCAAGAAGTAGCTCAAATTGGACTTCATACAAACACTTGAACGACGGTatagcccccgtcaaaagtatacagcccaaggggttttcTTCTAAGCAGTTTAGCGGCGCTCCCTAGCATATCTTGCACTCCAAAGCTTGGAACGATTGAGGACGCGAAGCCCTTCTCCTTTCGAGAGATTACGATGGCTGAGGCCTGCACACAGCTGGCCTCGCAAGTAAGCTCCTTGGGTCGTATACTCTTCACGGACGCTGTACATACAGCACGCACATAAAAAGCGCTGTGTCTCGTCCTTTCTCTTCCTTAGGCTTCGTGCCGTTGGGTTACCTAACTTCCAAAAAAGAGCAGGTGTGCGCGAATAGAGCCATGTTTTAACACTCAGCTACTAAGCTCCGAAAGCCGACTGAATGCTTGATAACCACTACCGCTGAGAGCACTTTACACTCAATTACCAAAGCTTATGACGGCTTCCCAAAAGTCATGACTCGTCTTTTTCATTCCGAAGAAGCCTGATAGAAAACCAGTGAATACCTCACTACAGATTCTTTTATAAACGCGCATAAGAGTTCCAAAAGCTAGCGGTGACACTGAGACATATAGTAGCCACCGCAGATGCCTGCGCGAAGCTATCCTTTTCTCCCTGAGCGTACCCTATTGTGCTCAGACATTTTAAAGAGATCCTAAAATGATTTCGATCCGGATAATATAGTGCAATAGAACTGTACAGGTGGTTTTTGTGGGTTTTCGAGTCAAATTGTAAAGCTCTCCGTGCACCCAATAaattagaaataattttaaaaattgctTCTCGCAGTAGCTCCAACCGATAAGGGTGACACACTTCACCTcgcgtcccctaccccgatgatGTCAGAGAGCAGAAGAGacagccttcaagctcgccccttctgcccactgatgtcataGGGGTAGGGGACGCGCGATTAGATATGTCGCCCTAGTAGGTGGCGAGCTACtgcagcagcgatttttaaaagaTATTTTTAAATTATGGATTCCGCACAAaggtttcaaatttgactcgaatacccacacaAACCACCTCTAAAGATCTGTTACACAAAAATGCACCCTTCGAAATCATTTAAGGGTCCCTTTAAGCTTACCGGGAGAGCAATGACAAGGGCTGCGCTCTAAAACATTTGATTAGGTTATCTTCAGTTTGTTTGTTCTGTAGAAATGGGACAAATGATTGCTTCTGACCACAGCGGTCTTATACACTCCAACCTAAGCTAGCCGCTCGGCTTTTTTCGTAGCCAATCTGAACGCGAAGAAGAGGCGGTGATCCGCCGTCAGCACACGCGTGGTTCATGTGCCCAGTTCTCGTACATTGCTTCCTTGGGACATGTAGAACAATTTTAAAAAATCGCAGCTCTTTCGTGCGTGCGTCAGAGCGTCAAGAACCTCTACTTGCGCTCGCAAAAGAAACGCGCGTTTCGAAAGCGCACATCTTTTGGTACTAGATAGACGAAGTACAAATCATGCGAAGGGTAATACCGTTTCCCAAGTTACAAAAACAGACATGTCTAGTACTAACGGCCGGCAGCAAGTCACAAATATCAGCAAGGCGGCTAAGGGCAACAGTAAACGATCAGATAAACGATCAGAAAAGGCAACAATCAGAAGTTTGTCAATTGGCTTAGTAGTTAGCAGGAATCACCTATATTACGATATCCGCCATAGCCAATTTACTACGACACTGAAGACACGTTTATACCTCACTGGGCTTATTATTTATAATTAGCAGCAGGCTACCTGAAACATATGGTGGAAAATACGGCGGTAACGCGTTTTAAGCACTACCTTAAACATCCTTTCCTGCATTTCTCGCTTGCCAATACGAGGGCAGTACGGAGAAGAGCACCTCATACTCCGGTGTATAAGTGAGAATGCGCTGCGtaaaaatattgtttttttgTAATTCGGTTAAGTGGAATTTTGTGTGAAGGTCCCCCGCAGGCTTTTCTTTGGGATCTCCTGGAGAAGAGCACATGCAAGAATGTGTGCATTGGTATTTCTTAAGAGATGTTGATTGCTGAAATTTGCGCGGAGCTGCTGCTGGGCTTTATGCCAGTCGACCACCTCTGAGACCGTAGGCATTACCTTGCTATGGCTGGGATTGATCGTAAACTTTATCTTTCTCACAGGAACTCCGCATTCCATCCAGGAATGGAAGTCAGGAAGCCCGAAAGTTGTCAGTGGAGTCACTGGAAATGGGGCACCCGACTGCGCCAGTACGGTCCAGACAGCGTGCATAGCTGGCTTGTGGCTGGTAAGCTGCGAAATGATTGGCAGAAGCATTTTTTAAAATCTACGTTTGCTTTAGTGGCACTCATGCTTGGTTTTCGCTGAAGTAAGCTCCTCGGGTAGTTGAAGAGCTTGCGATGCCCGTCTTCCTTGTCACCGCATTTGGCGCTTAACAAGAGCTTCACGATCACGCAGAAAGGAGTGCTCAATGGCCGCCACCTCACTCGCTCGCGGGGGTATTTCTTTTCCAGTCATAACATAGCTTACAGCTTCGCCGCATCATTTTGAAGCAGTTTGTTTTTATCCGATGCCTCTGTAACCCGAAGCTATGCTTTCGTGGACGGCTTACGTAAATAGCGAGACGTGTGGACAGAATAACGAGTTACGTGAGCCGAAATCCGGTTCTGGTGCTTGTGTATGACCCTTTACAAATCAGCCCTTCAGCGAGCATCCATATTGCCATTGCGCAATGGGGGCCGACTTTTCATTACCGCATTTCAGAGACGCAACTTACGAATGGCACAAAATTCTGCCCACATTTCGGAGCATGACGCGGCGTCAAAAGTATCTTGCGCACGTACGCCGCAGAAGGATCGAGAGCAATGAAGAAATCAACGAATATTACGGATGGATAGCTGAGTACCTTGGGCCACCTTGAGTCATAGGCTCGCCATTTAGCTCGGAATTATTAGTGCGCagtcgcacaaaaaaaaagaaacctcagACGTTCTGGAACGTGTCTCGTCGCCTGACAAAGGGTGAGACGCGCACAGGTGTGAGGTTAAGTACGAGGTTAAACGGTCGACGTTACATGTGCACGTCTGCCATTGCGCGAAGTGATTGGCATATGTTACGCGCCCTATAAATAAAGGACGTTTAGCGTTGGCGAGCAGCTCGTTACATAGTTAACTACAAATGAAATGCTGCCGCACCACCCCCGGAGGAACATTGCTGGTCGGCGAGCCACCAACCTGCTTCGCATATTGAGAGTCTTCGGCACTGCCTCGAAGGGACCCTATTGCCATGGCACTGTTGCAATACGCAATGAACAATTTGTGCTTATTTGGTTTTATCTCGTGCACTAGGGTACTattgttgcaaaatttgtttGTATTAAAGACTCTGGCTAGGAGAGGTTTGAATGTGCCACATTATTTTGTTGAACACTTTCACGTTTTTATGAATGATTTGTAGTTTCTATGTGTCGTAGCCCTAGAAGCTGCATAAAGTGTTTTTGTTTGTGAACATTTCACTCCCACCGGCCTTTCAGAGGCTGTCGGACGAGGCTTAACCACCAAAAGCAGAGTAGAAGTGCTCGACGCAGCAGGTTCGGACTCGTATTTGCACAAGTTGCACACCGCCGAGAATCCTGGGCAGAAGAAGACTTCTGAGAGGGCGTGCACGGCAGCATAACCCAAAAGCAATGTTTGCTTTCGATGCGGTTCGCACAAGCACAATAGTAGCCACTGCAAATCTGTCAGCTTTGTGTTGCAGCTGTCGGAAGAAAGAGCATAATTGCGGGTATGTCAGGCGCACAAAAATTCCCGGCGTTCAAACCGAGAAAAGAAGGACATAAATGTGCTTCCCAACATCAGGATTATCTCTTTAATGGCGCCGCCTGGTCAACGCAGAAGGCACCACTGGTCCACGTCGTGATGAAGCGAAGGTCGCTAAGCATGGATTTGGATACGGGGCCAGCAGTCTTCGTCATATGAAGAAAACCACATGTGCTCCTTCCGCACATCTTAATCTACAGCGCAAGGCACAGAAAAACGTGTCACTTTGTGCGTCACTGGGCAACGTGGTCTGTCACTCCTCGGTATGTAGTGGATCGAACATCTTCACTTTGACTGAAATGCAGTGTCAACGCGCAACAGGCTATATCGAACGCATGACATGACTTCCGCAAGGACGGGGACCGAAGTGAGAATGCTCTTGCACAAGTACTTTTACGGCTTTGAAAATCCGCTAGAATGCAACAAAGCAGTGACGCAGAACTATTTCTTAAAAAAACTCCTTTCTAAAATTCTTAAAGAGGCGAAATTTCAATTTCCCTTAACAAATGGACATCATCACGCAGATCGCAACAATTGAATTTGCGATGCCGGTAGTGCTAGTCAAAACGAATGATTGAAACATTCGCCTATGCGCCTGTTAAAAGACAACTATTAAACTGACGCAGAATAGGGTGGAGCGATACTCATTACCACGAGGGTAAGGACTATTCGCCGCGTCGGTCAGAGGAGACGAGTCGTCACACTTGTGGGATCCGGGCGCGGCCCTCAAGGTCAGTAGCCCAGGTAAGCAGCGGTGGCGACGAAGGTGGTCCGTGTTCAGAGGCTGCCGGACACGAAGGAAACAGCGGCACCTAGGTCTGATGGCTCAGGCTCTCTACGACGGGCTGTCCATGTCTGGTAACCCGGACGTCTGTGGCTGAGGCCTCAAGCCTGAGaactcggggagccagcagataTCGTACACGTCCGTCACCGACCGCGCTCTTCCTGTTCTCTCCGGCACGCTCTTCGCCACGTTCCACTTCCCCTTTTTCTTCTTCGTCTGCCACCCCGTGCGTCTTCTCTAGCCGCAGTGTGGCGCTGGCTCCTTACCCTGCCCCATTTGGGCTTTCCGGGTATTTTCCCCCATAGCGCCAGCATTTGTATTGCATCTACCCAAGAAATCCCGACAATACATCGAAGTGGGCTGCTTGGTGCACGCCCGCTTTCGAGCCCCCGTAGGGTTGATGTGAGACCCTAGCAGTTTTGTGTGTGCAGCCTCTATGAAGTTTAACGAGGTTTTTCCCGCGGAGTGATCACATCTATGTTCCACCTGCCTTCAAGTACCCTACAAGGGACCAATGTGGGGAGCATGAGGGTGCGCCGGGCTACGTGGTACCTACAACGGTTTCGCATTGGTGGCCCTGTTTTTGCTAGCAGAGGTTTTTTAGCACAGGGCGAACATTGAAGTTTCACCTGCCCTCAAGTGCCCTACAACAAACCGATGTGGGCAGCAGTTGGGCACGCTTGTTTGCCAGCCCCGCCGCGGCCTACTATGTCGGCCCTTCTTTGGTTTCGGGTAGGCAGTCCCATTTTGGTTTGCGGAGGTTTTTCTAGCATAGACCCCCCCATTGCTGTTTGATCCGCCCTCAAGTACTTGACAAGAAACCAGCTTGGACCAGATGCAGTAATGTGGCATGTGACTGGCCTACCAACACCTATATGGGACCTATGCAGAATCAACTGGGGTAGACTCAGTTTGGGCATGGCCCACTGCTCACAGGAGGAATACTTGGGTTCTCTATACTTTTCCCGAGCCCCATTTGCCCAGGTAGGACACACTAAGGCCCTCTGTATGCGCTACTTAGGATGTTACAAATGGCCAAAACTGTCTTTAATCAAAAGTTACTCGGATGATTCTCCCGAATTACTCTATACATCACCCGTCTCCAAACGTTGTAACCTTTGCAGCGTCCAATGATGAGCAATACAGACACAATCGTCGATTTAAGGTTTATTTGTACGGGACAGTACAGCTTGAATCTCCTATAGAATTAGCTCCGCATGTGATTAGGGTGGTCTGCACGGGGAACCATAGTAGGGGTGGTGGGGGGCAGAACCGTTGCACGTGTTCTAAGGTTTTATCTCATGCAGGGGCCTGTGCTCTAGCCAGCTGCTTTGCAATGTCGGTGAGACGTTCGTCAGGTTTGCTCTTCGTCGCCATACAGGAGACCTTCCTGACAAACAAGAGCGATGGCTCTTGGCCAATTATGGTCATGGGCGCTGTAATGTACCTTTCTGGTAAGTAAAACGACGCTATTCTCTCCATTATAAACATGTGGCGAAGCTTTAACGTATCTATATCTAGTAGGCGTGCGCAAGCATGTGTTTAGCATGGCTGGCTCATAATTTTGAATTTCTGGGTTGTCCGCACGCCTGGCGGACAGTAGTCTCAGTAGTCTCAGTAGTCGACAGTAGTCTCAGTGGCTGAAGACTGCGATGTGCGATGCAAagcgcgagaatgtgttgcagGTTAACACGAGACACGAACGGTTGAGGCGATAGCAAAGCGCTCTCTTGCAGCGGCCAGTGGGTCTGATCTGTTCAAGCCGCCGCGGATGCGAATACCAGTAGCTGCAATGttgaaatatttttatttatttatttatcgttTGGGAATGGTAACCCGGAAGGCGAAGTtccacacaaactcggtgagacGGTTTGACCTTGCGAAGTAGTGCTTTTGTTCTAAAAGAGACCTTTATTTTCTCGTTGATATTGAAAATAAGTTTATTGAGAGCTAACACTGAAGCCCTGGAAGTCTAATTATCCAcgtttagagagaatgaatggATAGTATAAATTCTCTGTGTATATGTTCATATGAGCATGAAGGTATAAACACAGTTGAAGGCTTTCTAGAGGTCTCTACCATACAAAGGGAAGCAAGAAATTAAGTATGGCAGCGTGACAGTAATATTATAGGGTCGTTTCTTTATTTTTAGATCTTGTCGCAAAGAACAACCTAACTATCATGAATACCTCCGTGCAGAAACGTGAAGGAAACAAGTGCATATCGAAGATCCCGATTGGAGGCCTTTAAACTAATGTAGATATCTCGTCAAGCGCCCAGCCCAGCACTGTACAGAATTTGGACCGGCAAATAAATGAGTTGTACTAAGGGGGACTAGAAATAGTGCAGACTTGAAATGAGAACGTGAAAAGTTACTCAGAAAAAAGATAAGCGAGACATTGTTGAGACAGGAAATTAACTAATTCAGGACTTTTGCAGAGACCAACTTTCTGTCTTATACAAAGGAACACAACAGCCAGTATATTTATGAATCTCACATTACCAATATAATCCTGGAATGCAAAAAGCAAGGAGGCACAGAGGAGCGAAGAAGTATAAAGGCAATCCACCTATAGAGTAGAAATGATGTTATAACTTTTAAACGTATGACTTTATAGCATATAACTAAAAGCTTTATTACGTGAAAAGCTCAAACCCCCTCAAATCAGGAATCTCTGACAAGACTGTCATAGCTAACGATGCGTAACGAAAGCGAGTCAAGGTGTAATGCCTTCTCAGTGATGAAAATAACACATGCGTAACGCGCATACCGATGACCACAAAATGAAGAAATGGAGTAACCGACAGGATTGATGAAATGAAGTTCTTATTTCAaacagttttatacagatggcttgGCCGGAAGATGATGACTTCTACGCCTGAAAATTCTGTCGTACTTTAAACGCAAGTACGGTTGAAAAACTGTTGCCTCAGCGAACGGCCAAGTCTTCCATATTCACgtaaaatatatatatagagcTAGAATTAAGAAGTCTTTCCGGCTGTTAAGGGTGTCTTTCTATATCTATTAAGATTCAGGAGATGGGCATTTAAAAATGTACATTCtaaatttttaatgtttttgcttCCAGGATTAATAACGGGCCCCATGGCTCATAAATTTACAGCGCGGCCAGTGATCATAGCGGGAGCAGCTACTTCAAGCATCGGCGCCATCATTAGCTACATTGCTCCAAGCATTGATGTCATGACGTTTACACTGGGCGTTGTACATGGTAAGACTCTAAATGCAGCACagctctgaaaaaaaattataaaatccAGAATTGTATATTAGAACCTCATGAAGTGACACAAAGTCTATGAGGGCCGATGGAGTGTAGTTGACCGGGTTCATTTATACTTGCTGCTGTTccttaacgcgcgctgacatcgcaccgcgTGCGGCCGTTTTTGTACTTCTCCATGAAAGTACGGCCACCGAGTTCAAACGAACCCGCGACCTGTAGATCAGTAGCCCAATGTAAAAGCAGCAGAGTCACAGCGTAGGACCCGCTGCAACAAAAAACAATGTGCTATCTTTAGTATTACCTTATTAAAACAGTTAATTAGACCAATTTTCGCTTGGAAGGCTATCGGAAAAATGTGTCAATGAAATAAACTTAACAATATGATTTGGTTTCTTAAATTTTAACTTGGATCTTGCGTCTCACAGATCTAGACAAAAAAATCCTGCAATACATCCTAGTCTGCAGTCATTGGTTGTTGCTTGTATAGCAGGCCACATTCTTGAAACTGATTGCGATACATTTAAAAATGTTTTGTCTGCTATTATCAAAATGCTCACCTGGCACAGAAGATTTTTCTTCACTGTGCTTACTTTGTTTTAAATTATTTATTGCAG
Protein-coding sequences here:
- the LOC144121825 gene encoding monocarboxylate transporter 2-like isoform X3, with the translated sequence MEVRKPESCQWSHWKWGTRLRQYGPDSVHSWLVAGACALASCFAMSVRRSSGLLFVAIQETFLTNKSDGSWPIMVMGAVMYLSGLITGPMAHKFTARPVIIAGAATSSIGAIISYIAPSIDVMTFTLGVVHGYFRDRVGAYDWLFVICGTLNLVGTAVWALVITLEARHKKNLKIQSADHTSKAADFMEIQNANKN